CTATTATTTTAGTTTTTAAGGGATAAGGAGGAAAAAGCATGTGTCGTTTTCTAGTTTATTCCGGCAGAGAGATTCTCCTTGCCGAATTGCTTACGCGTCCCAGAAATTCTCTTATCAGGCAAAGTTATAAGGCCCGGGAACGAAGTGAACCACTGAATGGCGATGGCTTTGGAGTAGGGTGGTATGTCCCTCAAGTGGACCGTACCCCGTGTCTGTTTACCAGCATAACGCCTGCATGGAGTAATCAGAACCTCCATCGAATCGCAGAGAAAGTCAGTTCTTCTTGCATCTTTTCTCATGTTCGCGCAGCTTCTCCCGGAATGTTGGTGAGTGAAGTGAACTGCCACCCATTTCAGTATGGACGCTTGCTCTGGATGCATAATGGAGCGATCGCGCAGTTTCTCAAAATCAAACGCCGGCTTCGACAGTCGCTCAAGGATGATTTGTATAATTTCATCCAGGGGACCAGTGATTCCGAGCATGCTTTTGCAGTGTTCCTAAATCTGCTGCCTTATCGCATGGATCATTATTCGGCCGAACAGCTAGCACAAACGATGCTGGGAACGATCCGGCAGCTCAGCTCATGGAGCAAGGAAAC
Above is a window of bacterium DNA encoding:
- a CDS encoding class II glutamine amidotransferase; this encodes MCRFLVYSGREILLAELLTRPRNSLIRQSYKARERSEPLNGDGFGVGWYVPQVDRTPCLFTSITPAWSNQNLHRIAEKVSSSCIFSHVRAASPGMLVSEVNCHPFQYGRLLWMHNGAIAQFLKIKRRLRQSLKDDLYNFIQGTSDSEHAFAVFLNLLPYRMDHYSAEQLAQTMLGTIRQLSSWSKETGITEPSYYNFAVTDGQSVIATRYVSDPVLEPASLYFSSGTKFECHERVCRMVQADQPEQAVIITSEPLTDVKEDWVAVQKNHMVLITPELNVRLLPIW